One genomic window of Cannabis sativa cultivar Pink pepper isolate KNU-18-1 chromosome 2, ASM2916894v1, whole genome shotgun sequence includes the following:
- the LOC115719008 gene encoding BURP domain protein RD22: MGFQYFSYMLAYFIVLFGASYGVQYFDPELYWKSVLPNTPIPKVVTDFLPSRKDHDLARLTPEPTVEVAPYKPAQLPIALPITLPITLPAITLTSYATATSDDQNNINSNIYEGIFFLENDINKSGNRIKTNLNFIINNTTRPTLFLPRQIAQSIPFSSKKLLEIFTKFSLKPHSVEAEMVKKTIKECEEDNDHDHDEHYCATSLESMVDFTTSKIGKNIQAISTQVAMKNNDHQYYHFTTITQVEKKRKSSSIVVCHKQNYPFAVFYCHSLQDVEAYVVNLEEEGNDNKVIAICHEDTSQWNPKHLAFQILKVKPGTVPICHFLPQLHILWIQN, translated from the exons ATGGGGTTTCAATATTTCTCATACATGCTAGCTTATTTCATT gTGTTGTTTGGAGCAAGTTATGGTGTGCAATACTTTGATCCAGAGCTTTATTGGAAGTCTGTCCTCCCGAACACACCAATACCGAAAGTTGTCACTGATTTTCTACCATCGA GAAAAGATCATGACCTAGCCCGCCTTACTCCAGAACCGACAGTAGAAGTTGCACCTTACAAGCCTGCACAACTACCGATTGCATTACCAATCACCTTACCAATCACTTTACCAGCAATCACTTTGACCTCTTATGCAACTGCCACAAGTGATGATCAAAAcaatatcaattcaaatatttatgAAGGTATCTTCTTCTTGGAGAATGACATTAATAAGTCGGGAAATCGAATCAAAACAAACTTAAATTTCATCATCAACAACACTACTAGACCAACTTTGTTCTTGCCTCGCCAAATAGCTCAATCAATCCCTTTCTCATCTAAAAAATTACTCGAAATTTTTACCAAATTTTCACTAAAACCGCACTCAGTTGAGGCTGAAATGGTGAAGAAAACCATCAAAGAGTGTGAAGAAGATAATGATCACGATCATGATGAACACTATTGTGCCACGTCACTAGAGTCAATGGTTGACTTTACAACTTCAAAGATTGGGAAAAACATACAAGCAATTTCTACACAAGTAGCAATGAAAAATAATGATCATCAATATTATCATTTCACAACAATAACACAAGTAGAAAAGAAGAGAAAGTCATCATCAATTGTTGTGTGTCACAAGCAAAATTATCCATTTGCAGTGTTTTATTGTCACTCTTTGCAAGACGTTGAAGCTTATGTGGtgaatttagaagaagaaggtAATGATAATAAGGTTATAGCTATTTGTCATGAAGATACTTCTCAATGGAACCCTAAGCATCTGGCCTTTCAAATTCTTAAAGTTAAACCCGGAACCGTTCCAATTTGTCATTTCCTTCCTCAGCTTCATATACTGTGGATTCAAAATTAG
- the LOC133033916 gene encoding protein neprosin-like has translation MDMRGVLIVAIVLCTLSLYPYEVKAQSMELSREEELEIENQLERLNKSSIKIIKTQSGDIYDCVNFYEQPAFDHPLLKNHKYDFQMRPSSRPKGAMNENKPTNKERHQSIVHTKPDPKKKYNGSGTTASFFTLDNVSGSQYSKGQMKIQNGNDFIQVGWTAGEVSCFNTLCPGFVIVSTEIPLDQVLPESHPGGNSSQVVNFFVYKDQVTGNWWLELGNKYNEIGYWPSKIFSDGGLKDLATYVEWGGETYSPPGLLGPPMGSGWLLKGNTADDAYCKFLTTINEAHKTEEDATNTLKYSVDVDFYEVEDWGFRSELRHIMTYGGPGPK, from the exons ATGGATATGAGGGGGGTTTTGATAGTTGCTATTGTATTGTGTACACTTTCATTATATCCTTATGAAGTTAAAGCACAATCAATGGAATTATCAAGAGAAGAAGAGTTGGAAATAGAAAACCAACTTGAGAGATTGAATAAATCATCaatcaaaattataaaa ACACAGAGTGGAGATATTTATGATTGTGTTAATTTTTATGAACAACCAGCGTTTGACCATCCTTTACTAAAGAATCACAAATACGATTTTCAG aTGAGACCTTCTTCTCGTCCTAAGGGGGCGATGAATGAAAACAAGCCTACAAATAAAGAGAGGCAT CAATCGATTGTTCATACAAAGCCTGATCCTAAAAAGAAGTACAATGGAAGTGGAACAACTGCAAGTTTTTTCACACTCGATAATGTCAGTGGCTCACAATATAGTAAAGGtcaaatgaaaatacaaaatGGAAATGATTTTATTCAAGTTGGTTGGACA GCAGGTGAAGTATCTTGTTTTAATACGTTGTGTCCGGGATTCGTGATAGTTAGTACTGAAATTCCTTTGGATCAAGTTCTACCGGAATCCCATCCTGGTGGAAATTCTTCACAAGTAGTGAATTTCTTTGTTTATAag GATCAAGTTACCGGAAATTGGTGGCTTGAGCTCGGAAATAAGTATAATGAAATTGGATATTGGCCATCAAAAATATTTAGTGATGGTGGCTTAAAAGATTTGGCTACATATGTCGAATGGGGAGGAGAGACTTACAGTCCACCCGGTCTACTTGGTCCTCCGATGGGTTCTGGTTGGCTTTTGAAAGGGAATACTGCAGATGATGCATATTGTAAATTCTTAACAACTATCAATGAGGCACATAAGACAGAAGAAGATGCTACAAACACATTAAAATATTCGGTGGATGTTGACTTTTATGAAGTTGAAGATTGGGGATTTAGAAGTGAACTTCGACATATTATGACATATGGAGGACCTGGCCCTAAATga